The DNA segment TCGAAAAAAATATTACCCGACAGATATTCAGAGTGATACAGGAATGTTTGACTAATATTGTGCGGCATGCTCAAGCCAACCGGGTAGAAATCGATTTACACCTGCGGGAGTCGGAAAACGCGATACGGCTTAAAGTGCAGGATGACGGTCAAGGTTGCGATTTAAACACGATCAGTCGCGGCTTCGGTTTGCGCGGCATCAGGGAGCGCATCAAGTCATTGGATGGTGAACTCAATGTGGCGTCTCAACCTGGCGACGGCATGACCATTACCGCCTGGATTCCATTGCCATGACCGACAAGATTAAAATCATTCTGGTTGACGATCACGCCGTGGTCAGGGCCGGTTTTAAAATGTTGCTGGCGACCGGCGGGACTATCGATGTAATCGGCGAGGCGTCTCGGGGGGAGCAGGCGATTCAGCTTTATCAAGAACTGGAGCCGGATATGGTGGTGATGGATTTATCCATGCCGGGCATCGGCGGCTTGGAAACCATACGCCGCATCGTCCAGCGCGATAATCAAGCCTTGATTTTGGTGTTCAGCGTTCATCACGAACAGGTTTACGTCAATCGGGCCTTGAGCGCTGGCGCCAAAGGTTATATCACCAAAAACAGCGCACCGGAAATTCTGTCGGAGGCCATAGTCGCTATCATGCAAGGCGATTGCTATATCGAAAGCGGTTTGATCAAAGCCGTCGATCATCAAAGTTGCCACGGCGATTACCAAGTGGTGATTGCGGCTTTTTCCGCGCGCGAATTCGATGTATTCAACCTATTGGCCAAGGGCCTGACCGTGCATAAGATAGCCGATCAGCTCTGTTTGGGGCATAAAACCGTCGCCAACTACGCTACACAGATCAAGAAAAAACTGAATGTGAATACGACTGCCGAACTGGCGCACATCGCCGTAAACCTGGGCGTCAGTAGCTAATGGGAATGCATCTGAGCTTAGGTGATTTACGGCAATAAATTTAACCCATCCCCAAAAGCTGCCGTTGAGCGAGCGATTTGTTGGGCTTCAGCAATGGCTACAAGATTTCTCAACATAGCCTTAGGCCCAGTTTTCCTCTATAGCGCCGTCATGGCCGCAAAATACCGCAGTCGCCAGCTGAGCGAATATGCCATGCTCGACAATGCCGGGTATCGCGTTGAGCCGACCGTTCAG comes from the Methylomonas sp. LL1 genome and includes:
- a CDS encoding response regulator transcription factor, translating into MTDKIKIILVDDHAVVRAGFKMLLATGGTIDVIGEASRGEQAIQLYQELEPDMVVMDLSMPGIGGLETIRRIVQRDNQALILVFSVHHEQVYVNRALSAGAKGYITKNSAPEILSEAIVAIMQGDCYIESGLIKAVDHQSCHGDYQVVIAAFSAREFDVFNLLAKGLTVHKIADQLCLGHKTVANYATQIKKKLNVNTTAELAHIAVNLGVSS